The window ATAAAACTAAAATTGTTTTTTTCGCACCTGTTTCTGGTACTATTTCTCAAGATTTTAACGCAACAGAAAAACACTTTGCAATAGATGTTGTAGCTAAAACAGGAACACCAGTAAAAGCTATAGCAGATGGAACCGTTATTTTCTCTGAATGGACAACAGAAACCGGTTATGTTTTAACCATACAACACACAAATAATTTTATTTCAGTATACAAACACAACGGTAACCTATTAAAACAACAAGGAGATTTTGTAAAATCTGGAGAAGTAATTTCTACTGTTGGTTCTACAGGAGAATTAACAACAGGTCCGCATTTACATTTTGAACTTTGGAACAATGGTTATTCTGTAAATCCTAAAAATTATATCGATTTTCAATAAATGAGCTTAAAATCATTCTTCGCTATACCTTTTGCCAAACTAGCTACAAAGCAGGTTAAAAAATGGGCAAAAAAACCACACGAAACTCAAGAAAAAGTATTTCAATATTTAATTTCTGAAGGATGTAAAACTGCCTTTGGAAAAGATCATGATTTTGTTTCTATAAATACCTACGAAGACTTTAAAAAGCGCGTGAAGGTTAATGATTACGAAGGTTTAAGACCTTATGTTGATAGAATAGTTGCGGGTGAAGAAAATGTTTTATGGAAAGGAAAACCTATCTATTTTGCTAAAACATCAGGAACAACTTCTGGCGCAAAATACATTCCTATTACAAAAGAATCGATGCCAACGCATATTAAAGCTGCACGTAATGCTTTGTTATTTTACATTGCTGAAAAAAAGGATGCAAGTTTTGTAAACGGGAAAATGATTTTTTTACAAGGAAGTCCGGTTTTGGAGAACAAAAACGGCATCAATTTAGGTCGTTTAAGCGGAATTGTAGCGCACTACGTTCCTAGTTATTTACTAAAAAACAGATTGCCAAGTTGGGAAACCAACTGTATTGAAGATTGGGATACAAAAGTTGATAAAATTGTAGAAGAAACGTTACCAGAAGACATGTCTGTTATTAGCGGAATTCCATCTTGGGTACAAATGTATTTTGAAAAACTAATAGAAAAAACGGGGAAACCAATTTCAGAAATTTTTCCGAATTTCAACTTCTTTATTTACGGTGGCGTTAATTTTGAACCTTATAAAAATAAGTTCGAATCGCTTATTGGTAAAAAGGTAGATTATATAGAATTGTATCCAGCTTCCGAAGGTTTTATAGCCTATCAAGACACACAGACCGAAAAAGGAATGTTATTACAACTTGATTCTGGTATTTTCTATGAGTTTATTCCTGCTTCAGAATTTTTTGATGAAAATCCGACTAGGATTTCTTTAAAAGATGTTCAGTTAGGTGTAAATTATGTTATTATTTTAAACACAACTGCCGGTTTATGGGGTTACAATATTGGTGATACAGTAGAATTTACTTCATTAAAACCCTATAGAATAAAAGTTTCTGGGCGTATAAAGCATTTTATTTCCGCCTTTGGCGAACATGTTATTGGTAAAGAAGTAGAGAAGGCTTTGAATGATGCTATTATTGGAACTTCAACAACTATAAGTGAATTTACAGTTGCACCTCAAGTAAATCCAGATAGTGGATTACCTTATCACGAATGGTTTATAGAGTTTGAAAACGAACCTGAAGATTTAGAAAAATTAGCTTCAAAAATTGATGCTTCTATGCAAGCTCAAAACATTTATTATCTAGATTTAATTGATGGTAAAATATTGCGTCAATTAGTTATTAGAAAAGTAAAAAGAGGTGGTTTTCATGAATATATGAAATCGATTGGCAAATTTGGTGGACAAAACAAGATTCCACAGTTGTCTGATAATCGTAAAATTGCTGATGTATTACAAAACTTTCTAAAAGAATAAATCATGAAAATAGTAGCAACTTGTTTAGGTGATAAAAAAGAAATTGAATGGAAAGGAGAAACTGTAACAACTGGAATTTTTAAATATGCAGTTGACAAACCTGTTTTTTTAGATCTTGAAGATGTAAAAGGAGATACTATTTGTAACAGAGAAAACCATGGTGGAATATTACAAGCTATTTATGGTTATTCTTTAAAGCATTACGCCTATTTTAAAGAGTTTCACCCAAATTTAGATTTTGAAATGGGAATTTTCGGTGAAAACTTAACTACTGATGATTTAGATGAAACTAAAATTCATCAAGGTGATACTTTTAAAGTTGGAGATGCTATTTTAGAAGTAACTCTTCCAAGAAACCCATGTTATAAATTAGGAATTCGTTTTAACGACATGAAAATTGTTAAGCAATTTTGGAATACTACTTTTTGTGGTGTTTATTTTAAAGTTTTACAAACGGGTTTTGTAAAAACTGGAGACGTATTTCAACAAATAAAAAGTTGTCCAAAAAACCCAACAATTGCAGATTTGTATATTGCAGAACATACTAAAAAGGGTCTGTAAAATTATTGGTAAAAGCTCTTTCTTTTCAGAAAGAGCCTAATTCACCAAGAAAAAGACCCCTACTTCTTTTTCTATAGCATAACAAATTTATAAAAATTTCTTCAACTAAATTTGTAAAAAATCGAAATTGAATGATTTCTAAATATTTAATAAACGTAAAAATCCCGAACAAATTGCTCGGGATTTTTTTTATTTCAGTAAATTAAAAAAAAATTATTTCTTTGATAATAAATCTCTAATTTCAGTTAATAAGTCTTCTTGACTTGGTCCTGCTGGAGCTTCCTCTGCAGCTTCTTCTTTCTTCTTCATATTATTATAACCTTTAATCATCATAAACATAACTAAACCTACAATAATTAAGTTGATAATTGAGTCAATCCAAGCACCATACATAATTGCATTTTCTGGAGTTGTAACTTTTCCTGCTGCATCTGCAACAGCTTCAGATAAAACATACTTTTTGTCTGCAAAACTTACTCCTCCTGTAAACATACCAACTACCGGCATTACAATATTACTTACAAAACCTTTTACAACGGTACCAATTGCACCAGCCATAATTACAGCAACGGCAAATTCAATAACATTACCGCCTGTAATAAACTCTTTAAATTCTTTTAACATGATTCTTTGTTTTTAATTTGTTAATCGGCTCGAAATTAAGAAAATTTTAACAAAAATTAATGTTTTACAATTCTTTTTACTCTTTGAGAGATACCAGTAAGTACTTCATAAGGTATTGTTTCTGCTTTATAAGCCATATATTCAACTATTTGTTGATGGTTAAAAACAATAACCTCATCTCCTTCTTTACATTCAATATTAGTAACATCAACCATAATCATGTCCATACAAACATTACCAATTATCATTGCTTTTTGATTGTTAATAACAACAAAACCTACTTCATTTCCTAATTTACGAGATATTCCATCTGCATGACCAATTGGTAAAGTTGCTGTTTTTGTAGGTCTTTTTGCCACAAAAGCACGGTTGTAACCCACAGTTTCACCTTGTTCAATTAAATGTAATTGAGATATAATTGTTTTTAAAGTATGTGTGTTTTTTAGTTGTGCTGTAACTTCTGGATTATTTCCAAAACCATATAATCCAATACCAACTCGCACCATATCAAATTGCGCTTGGGCATAATTAACAACGCCAGACGTGTTTAAGATATGTATCATAGGTTCGTAACCTAGATGTTTATACATTTCTTTTACAATAAATGCAAAGTTGTTAATTTGATTGATAGTGAAATCTTGTTCTTCTGCAACGTTACTTGCTGCTAAATGAGAAAATATAGATTGAACCTTAACATTATTCGATTTTTTTAAATCTACTAAAATATTACCAATATCATTATGCCAAAAGCCTAACCTGTTAAGACCTGTGTTAAATTTTATATGAATTGGATAATTCATTAACGGAGCTTCATCTGCATATTTTAAAAAAGCAGAAAGTATTTTAAAATTGTATAAATTAGGTTCTAATCTATGTTTTACAATACTATCAATATTTGCAATTTGCGGGTGTAAAACTAAAATTGGTGTTTCAATACCAGCTTCACGAAGCGCAATTCCTTCAGCTGCATACGCAACTGCAAAATAAGCAACATCATCTTTTATAATTTTTGCAACTTCTATACTATCACTTCCGTAGCCAAAAGCTTTTACAACAGCCATCATTTTGGTTGTTGGTTGTAGTTGTTTTTTAAAAAACGCTAAATTATGTTTGATTGCTTTCGCATCAATTTCTAATACAGTTACGTGATTATTCATCATCTTTTATTGCTGTTTTTTCTTGTTGCTCTCTTAATGCTTTATAATACGCAGCTCTACTTAACGGCTCATATTCTTGTGTTTCTCCAAGTAAAACCAAATCTTCACTTTGCGCTTTTCTAAAACTATAATGTGCTAAATTTCCTGTTCTTGTACATACAGCATGCACTTTGGTTACGTATTCTGCAGTTGCCATTAGTGCTGGCATTGGCCCAAAAGGTTTTCCTTTAAAATCCATATCTAAACCAGCAACAATTACTCTAATTCCTCTATTTGCTAATTCGTTACAAACGTTTACAATTTCATCATCGAAAAACTGAGCTTCATCTACGCCAACTACATCAACATTATTAGCTAATAATAATATATTAGACGATGCAGGAACTGGTGTGGAACGAATTCTACTATCGTTATGAGAAACAACTTCTTCTTCATCATAACGCGTATCTACGGCAGGTTTAAAAATCTCAATACGTTGTTTTGCAAACTGTGCTCGTTTAAGTCTTCTTATCAACTCTTCTGTTTTACCAGAAAACATTGAGCCACAAATTACTTCAATCCAACCAAATTGTTCTGTATGATTTACTGTATTTTCAAGAAACATTTTGTAATTTTAAGGCTTAAAAGTTATTTTTAACTTACTTTGTAAAAGTAACAAATTTATTAAAAATTCAGCCCAAAACTCAAATAACACTTACAACTTATGCACAAAAAATTAGCAGCAGATTTAACTAGTTTAGCACATAGCATTTTACAACTAAAAAATAAAGAAGATGTACTTGTTCTTAAAGAGAAAGCTCATGAAATTTATGAAAAATTAGCTGTATTAGCTTATGTAGAAGAATATATTAACACAACACCAAACGCTACAGCTACTAAAGAAGAGTTAATTAATAAAATTGAAAAAGCTTCTACCATAATAAACGAGCCTCTAATAGAAGTTGAAGTACCTAAAGTTGTTCATGCTTTAGAAGAAGAAATTATTGGTGAAGTTGAAGAAGAAGAATCACAAATGACAGATGCCGCAGATGATTTTGCTGATGCTGTTATTGGTGATATTGAAAAAGACAAAGAAGAAACTTATATAGAACAGCCTTTTGAAGAATTAGAACAGTTATTTAATACAAACAATAGTTTTAAAGATGATGCAAAAGATGTTGGAGGAATTTCAAAAATGCCAACGTTAGAAGAAGAACTGCAAGACACAGTTTCTGTAGATGATGTTGTTAATTTATTTGAAAAAGCAGAACAAAAGACTTTAAATGATCAACTTTTTGGTGATATACAAATTGGTTTGAATGATAGAATTGCCTTTGTAAAACATCTTTTTGATAACAATCAAGGAGATTTTAATCGTGTAGTTTCTCAATTAAACACTCTTAAAACTGAAAAAGAAGCCAAAAAATTTATCAATAAAATGGTAAAACCAGATTATAATTGGACTGGTAAAGAAGAGTATGAAACTCGTTTAATAGAAATAATTGAACGTAGATTTGCTTAAAGAAATGAATTCTGAACTAATTTTAATTCAAACTCATTTTCATAAAAGAAGAACTGGCGTTACACGTAGTATTGAAAATGTGTTACCATTTCTAGAAGCTAAAACAGCAACTTACGTTTATGGTTACGGAATTGAAGGAAACAAAATTTCTCGAAAAAAATTAAAATCGATTTTATTTTCTGATAAAAAAGTAGTGGTGCATTGCCATAGAAATAATGAGGTTTTACGCATGCTTTATTTTCGTTTTATAGGCGCTAAATTTACGCTTGTTTCTACGCGTCATGCTGAAACAAATCCTTCTGGTCTCACAAAACATTTACTTAAAAAGTCTGACAAAGTTATTACACTTATTAAAAGCATGAGTGATAATTTGG of the Tenacibaculum todarodis genome contains:
- a CDS encoding GH3 auxin-responsive promoter family protein, whose amino-acid sequence is MSLKSFFAIPFAKLATKQVKKWAKKPHETQEKVFQYLISEGCKTAFGKDHDFVSINTYEDFKKRVKVNDYEGLRPYVDRIVAGEENVLWKGKPIYFAKTSGTTSGAKYIPITKESMPTHIKAARNALLFYIAEKKDASFVNGKMIFLQGSPVLENKNGINLGRLSGIVAHYVPSYLLKNRLPSWETNCIEDWDTKVDKIVEETLPEDMSVISGIPSWVQMYFEKLIEKTGKPISEIFPNFNFFIYGGVNFEPYKNKFESLIGKKVDYIELYPASEGFIAYQDTQTEKGMLLQLDSGIFYEFIPASEFFDENPTRISLKDVQLGVNYVIILNTTAGLWGYNIGDTVEFTSLKPYRIKVSGRIKHFISAFGEHVIGKEVEKALNDAIIGTSTTISEFTVAPQVNPDSGLPYHEWFIEFENEPEDLEKLASKIDASMQAQNIYYLDLIDGKILRQLVIRKVKRGGFHEYMKSIGKFGGQNKIPQLSDNRKIADVLQNFLKE
- the mscL gene encoding large conductance mechanosensitive channel protein MscL codes for the protein MLKEFKEFITGGNVIEFAVAVIMAGAIGTVVKGFVSNIVMPVVGMFTGGVSFADKKYVLSEAVADAAGKVTTPENAIMYGAWIDSIINLIIVGLVMFMMIKGYNNMKKKEEAAEEAPAGPSQEDLLTEIRDLLSKK
- the alr gene encoding alanine racemase gives rise to the protein MNNHVTVLEIDAKAIKHNLAFFKKQLQPTTKMMAVVKAFGYGSDSIEVAKIIKDDVAYFAVAYAAEGIALREAGIETPILVLHPQIANIDSIVKHRLEPNLYNFKILSAFLKYADEAPLMNYPIHIKFNTGLNRLGFWHNDIGNILVDLKKSNNVKVQSIFSHLAASNVAEEQDFTINQINNFAFIVKEMYKHLGYEPMIHILNTSGVVNYAQAQFDMVRVGIGLYGFGNNPEVTAQLKNTHTLKTIISQLHLIEQGETVGYNRAFVAKRPTKTATLPIGHADGISRKLGNEVGFVVINNQKAMIIGNVCMDMIMVDVTNIECKEGDEVIVFNHQQIVEYMAYKAETIPYEVLTGISQRVKRIVKH
- a CDS encoding MOSC domain-containing protein gives rise to the protein MKIVATCLGDKKEIEWKGETVTTGIFKYAVDKPVFLDLEDVKGDTICNRENHGGILQAIYGYSLKHYAYFKEFHPNLDFEMGIFGENLTTDDLDETKIHQGDTFKVGDAILEVTLPRNPCYKLGIRFNDMKIVKQFWNTTFCGVYFKVLQTGFVKTGDVFQQIKSCPKNPTIADLYIAEHTKKGL
- a CDS encoding thymidine kinase, translating into MFLENTVNHTEQFGWIEVICGSMFSGKTEELIRRLKRAQFAKQRIEIFKPAVDTRYDEEEVVSHNDSRIRSTPVPASSNILLLANNVDVVGVDEAQFFDDEIVNVCNELANRGIRVIVAGLDMDFKGKPFGPMPALMATAEYVTKVHAVCTRTGNLAHYSFRKAQSEDLVLLGETQEYEPLSRAAYYKALREQQEKTAIKDDE